Proteins from one Pithys albifrons albifrons isolate INPA30051 chromosome 2, PitAlb_v1, whole genome shotgun sequence genomic window:
- the POPDC3 gene encoding popeye domain-containing protein 3: MGENASFWETLIFAHPVCTTWKQEAEGSIYHLASILFVVGFMGGSGFFGLLYVFSLLGLGFLCSSVWAWLDVCAADIFSWNFVLFAICFVQFIYVTYQVRSVAFDREFQELYSALFQPLGISLTVYRKIVLCCDAEVITLEKEHCYAMQGKTPIDKLSLLVSGRIRVTVDGEFLHYIFPLQFLDSPEWDSLRPTEEGIFQVTLTAETDCRYVAWRRKKLYLLFAKHRFISRLFSILIGSDIAEKLYALNDRVHVGQGFRYDIRLPNFYHVALPETPPVQLSHHLQRGSPRHKPTGVTNCGSFLTPP, from the exons ATGGGAGAAAATGCAAGTTTTTGGGAAACTTTGATATTTGCACATCCTGTGTGTACCACCTGGAAGCAAGAGGCAGAGGGATCTATCTACCACCTAGCCAGTATTCTCTTTGTTGTGGGCTTCATGGGTGGAAGTGGATTCTTTGGGCTTCTCTATGTCTTCAGCTTGCTTGGATTGggttttctctgctcttctgtTTGGGCTTGGCTGGATGTCTGTGCTGCTGATATATTCTCCTGGAATTTTGTCCTCTTTGCCATATGCTTCGTCCAGTTTATTTATGTTACCTACCAAGTTCGGAGTGTTGCCTTTGACAGAGAATTCCAGGAACTGTACAGTGCTCTCTTCCAGCCTTTGGGAATTTCCTTGACTGTGTACAGGAAGATCGTCTTATGCTGTGATGCAGAAGTGATTACCCTGGAGAAGGAACACTGTTACGCCATGCAGGGCAAAACACCTATTGATAAACTGTCCTTGCTTGTATCAGGCAG GATCAGAGTGACAGTTGATGGGGAGTTTCTGcattatatttttcctcttcagtttCTGGATTCTCCTGAATGGGATTCACTGAGGCCCACAGAAGAGGGAATTTTCCAG GTAACACTTACGGCAGAGACAGATTGTCGGTATGTGGCCTGGAGGAGAAAGAAGCTCTATCTGCTGTTCGCTAAACACCGTTTCATCTCCCGCCTGTTCTCGATTTTGATTGGGAGTGACATTGCTGAAAAACTGTATGCCTTGAATGACAGGGTGCATGTGGGGCAAGGCTTTAGATACGACATTCGGTTACCAAACTTCTACCATGTTGCACTGCCAGAGACCCCTCCAGTGCAGCTCTCCCACCACCTACAACGAGGATCCCCCCGGCACAAGCCCACAGGGGTTACAAACTGCGGCTCCTTCCTCACACCACCCTAG